The Candidatus Eremiobacteraceae bacterium genome segment CCGATGCACTACGGCACGTTCCCGCAGCTCACCGGCACGCCGGCCCGGCTGCGCGAGCTCACCAAAGACATCCCCGGGCTGCACATCGTCGACCTCAAGCCGGGCGAAACACTGACCGGCGAGCTCAATCGCCTGGCGCTCGCGTGAGGGCGCGCTAGGCGACCTTCACGACGATCTTGCCGACCAACTTGCCGATCGCGTCAGCGCGGTCGGCGCTGTTGCTCAAGTGCCGGTAGATCTCGCGCAGCTTGAAGATGCGTTGGACATCGGTGGTCTTGAACAGATCGGCCAGGGTGCGCCGGTACATATCTTCCACCACATCTTCTGCGCTGCTCGCGTCGGCCGCGCGCTGTGCGCTGCGCGTCTGATCGTCCTCGAGGGCCGCGATCGCTTCGTGGATCGCGTCAGTAGCGCCCGAGATCACTTTGACCATCTCGACCATCGCCGGCGTCGGTTCGACGTCGAACAGCGTGATCTCGCGAGCGGCGTTGTCCAGATACGCGATCATGTCGTCGAACGCCAAGGCGAGATTGTAGATATCTTGGCGGTCGAACGGAGTGACGAACGTGTCGGTCAGTGCGGCGATGGTCTGCCTGAGGATGTCGTGGCTTTGCTGCGTTAGCTGCGAGACACGCGCGATGGCAGCCGGGTCAGGCCGCTCGACGTAGCGTTCGAGCGCCTGCGCGGCCTGGAGCATCACCTCGGAGTGCTGGCTCAACAGGCTTGCGAACAGCTTCTGCTTGCGGGCAGTGAACATATCGGACAGCCACATCATGGAGCACTCACCCTTTCGGCCGCGCGTCCGGCCGACGCGTTCATTTTACCCAGCGCACGACGAGGCCCGCCAACGTGCCGAGCGCGAACGCGACCGGCATCGTGATGAGCCATGCGCCGATGAGCTTGGCCACCACCTGCCAGTGCACGCGCCGCGGCCTGGCGACTGCGCCGACGCCCACGATCGCGCTGGCGGTCGTCTCGGTGGTGGACAGCGGAGCGCCGACAAACGACGCGCCCATCACCGTGGCACCGGCGGCCGCCTGGAATGCAAGCGCGTGCTCGGGTCTGATGGTGAACAGTTTGCCGCCCACCGTCTTGGCCACGCGCATGCCCCCGACCGCAAGGCCGCCCCCGAATGCGGCGATCGCAGCGCCGATCGCCCACAGCGGCACGTGGAACGCCTGGCCGGCGATCTGCGGGGCGACGGCGGCCGCCATCAGCCCCATCATCTTCTCTGCATCGTTGGCGCCATACCCGAGCGCCTGCAGGGCGACGGTGCCGTACTGCAGGTTCATCAGCCGGTCGCCGGTCGCGCGCGACACAGGCCGTAAGAGCAGCCGTAAGAGCGCAAACGCGAGCGCGCCCATCACGAAGCCCGCAAGCCCCGATCCAAACGCGCTGGCGACGACCTTGACGACCCCTGGCCAGTGGACAAGGTGCATGTCCCCGCCGGTGATGAGCGAGCCGACCATCGCGCTCACCAACGAGAGCGACATCATGGTCGGCAACCGCATGGCATATGCGAGCAGCACGGCGGCAAGCGAGGCGGCGATGGCGGCCAGGAGCAACGGCATTCCGGCCTTCGCGTAGTCGGCGATCCCCGTGCCCAACGTCGCCGCGACGGCCGTGCCGAATACGAGCGGCCCGACGAACGCGAACACGACGATGAGCACGAAGGCGGTGGGAACAGGAATCGTACGGCTCGAGGCCGCCGCCGCCAGCAGGTTCCCTCCGTCGTTGAACCCG includes the following:
- a CDS encoding DUF47 family protein, with amino-acid sequence MMWLSDMFTARKQKLFASLLSQHSEVMLQAAQALERYVERPDPAAIARVSQLTQQSHDILRQTIAALTDTFVTPFDRQDIYNLALAFDDMIAYLDNAAREITLFDVEPTPAMVEMVKVISGATDAIHEAIAALEDDQTRSAQRAADASSAEDVVEDMYRRTLADLFKTTDVQRIFKLREIYRHLSNSADRADAIGKLVGKIVVKVA
- a CDS encoding inorganic phosphate transporter; the encoded protein is MVTALAFNVVAGFNDGGNLLAAAASSRTIPVPTAFVLIVVFAFVGPLVFGTAVAATLGTGIADYAKAGMPLLLAAIAASLAAVLLAYAMRLPTMMSLSLVSAMVGSLITGGDMHLVHWPGVVKVVASAFGSGLAGFVMGALAFALLRLLLRPVSRATGDRLMNLQYGTVALQALGYGANDAEKMMGLMAAAVAPQIAGQAFHVPLWAIGAAIAAFGGGLAVGGMRVAKTVGGKLFTIRPEHALAFQAAAGATVMGASFVGAPLSTTETTASAIVGVGAVARPRRVHWQVVAKLIGAWLITMPVAFALGTLAGLVVRWVK